In a single window of the Papaver somniferum cultivar HN1 chromosome 8, ASM357369v1, whole genome shotgun sequence genome:
- the LOC113302864 gene encoding protein NRT1/ PTR FAMILY 5.6-like isoform X3, producing MRLPFFYICWKFFRLFQGWKVASFVLGLVFSQSLSHIVAISNLMPYLINVLEEKLPLAAATANLRTGITAIMAIFGAHLSDAYTGFYRLIFYSTIIYITGLLLLTISAFKLHSEATSAYGSSDRLWVFRMALLLVALGKAGHTPMLKAFGACQLKSRGAEDDDKVHARLNCWWCIGVNAGAFCGILLLAIVEGRQYWVAGYGVLTLTMCIAFCIFVLGKPLYKCVEPRGSLLSRASRVLVAAFFKRHLDVPTDASQLYHGDSNQLLHTDSLRFLDKAAIVESQSSELNEDRTKRRLCTVMEVEETKLLLRMFPIWTTFLNYGLVKSLGSTFFLQQGSNMDRKYSLGNVPLPFLLIFTRYVSGQIIWLNKRLSKAYPELEQVITPLVRIGIGLIFGILCCSIASSLEAKRCYGWIHLFWHQRFLLQPSS from the exons ATGAGACTTCCATTTTTCTACATATGCTGGAAATTTTTTCGGTTGTTCCAAGGATGGAAAGTTGCTTCCTTTGTCTTAG GTTTAGTATTTTCTCAGAGTCTATCTCATATCGTAGCCATCTCCAACTTGATGCCCTACCTTATAAATGTATTGGAAGAGAAGCTCCCACTAGCTGCAGCAACTGCAAACTTAAGAACAGGAATCACAGCCATAATGGCGATCTTTGGAGCCCATCTTTCTGACGCTTATACTGGGTTCTACCGATTGATATTTTACTCAACAATAATATATATAACA GGATTGTTGCTATTAACAATTTCAGCTTTTAAACTACATTCGGAAGCCACAAGTGCATATGGAAGCTCGGATAGGCTCTGGGTTTTCCGAATGGCATTGTTACTAGTGGCACTTGGCAAAGCTGGCCATACACCAATGTTAAAAGCCTTTGGAGCTTGTCAGCTGAAGTCTAGAGGAGCAGAAGATGATGATAAAGTTCATGCTAGGTTAAACTGTTGGTGGTGCATAGGTGTGAATGCTGGTGCGTTTTGTGGCATTCTGCTACTTGCCATTGTTGAAGGTAGGCAGTACTGGGTAGCTGGTTATGGTGTATTGACACTGACAATGTGCATCGCCTTCTGTATATTTGTTCTTGGCAAACCGTTATACAAATGTGTTGAACCACGTGGGAGTCTTCTCTCACGTGCATCACGTGTTTTGGTGGCTGCATTCTTCAAAAGACATCTTGATGTTCCTACAGATGCCAGTCAGCTGTACCATGGAGACAGTAATCAGTTACTTCACACAGATAGCTTAAG GTTCTTGGACAAGGCTGCCATTGTAGAATCACAGAGTTCTGAACTCAACGAAGACAGAACCAAAAGGAGACTTTGCACAGTTATGGAAGTAGAAGAAACTAAGCTTCTCTTGAGGATGTTTCCAATATGGACTACCTTCCTTAACTATGGCTTAGTGAAATCCCTGGGGAGCACTTTCTTTCTTCAGCAAGGAAGCAACATGGACCGAAAATACAGCCTAGGAAACGTTCCACTTCCATTCCTCTTAATATTTACCAGATATGTAAGTGGACAAATAATTTGGCTAAATAAGAGACTATCAAAAGCATACCCAGAATTGGAACAAGTGATCACACCGCTGGTAAGAATAGGAATAGGGTTGATCTTTGGCATACTTTGTTGCAGTATCGCCTCATCACTGGAGGCTAAAAG GTGCTATGGATGGATTCACTTATTCTGGCATCAAAGATTTCTATTACAACCAAGTTCCTAA
- the LOC113302864 gene encoding protein NRT1/ PTR FAMILY 5.7-like isoform X1 gives MRLPFFYICWKFFRLFQGWKVASFVLGLVFSQSLSHIVAISNLMPYLINVLEEKLPLAAATANLRTGITAIMAIFGAHLSDAYTGFYRLIFYSTIIYITGLLLLTISAFKLHSEATSAYGSSDRLWVFRMALLLVALGKAGHTPMLKAFGACQLKSRGAEDDDKVHARLNCWWCIGVNAGAFCGILLLAIVEGRQYWVAGYGVLTLTMCIAFCIFVLGKPLYKCVEPRGSLLSRASRVLVAAFFKRHLDVPTDASQLYHGDSNQLLHTDSLRFLDKAAIVESQSSELNEDRTKRRLCTVMEVEETKLLLRMFPIWTTFLNYGLVKSLGSTFFLQQGSNMDRKYSLGNVPLPFLLIFTRYVSGQIIWLNKRLSKAYPELEQVITPLVRIGIGLIFGILCCSIASSLEAKRLDIIKRHDLQDRPKETLPINVFWLTPQFMLLGAMDGFTYSGIKDFYYNQVPKSMWSFGPSFTLSVIGFGSLLGVIDIAATDKASKQGGRTSWFADSINKSRLDIFYLSLVILSCINLVFYGFLARKYTYKKAVSEDDPDSGVIDTMSF, from the exons ATGAGACTTCCATTTTTCTACATATGCTGGAAATTTTTTCGGTTGTTCCAAGGATGGAAAGTTGCTTCCTTTGTCTTAG GTTTAGTATTTTCTCAGAGTCTATCTCATATCGTAGCCATCTCCAACTTGATGCCCTACCTTATAAATGTATTGGAAGAGAAGCTCCCACTAGCTGCAGCAACTGCAAACTTAAGAACAGGAATCACAGCCATAATGGCGATCTTTGGAGCCCATCTTTCTGACGCTTATACTGGGTTCTACCGATTGATATTTTACTCAACAATAATATATATAACA GGATTGTTGCTATTAACAATTTCAGCTTTTAAACTACATTCGGAAGCCACAAGTGCATATGGAAGCTCGGATAGGCTCTGGGTTTTCCGAATGGCATTGTTACTAGTGGCACTTGGCAAAGCTGGCCATACACCAATGTTAAAAGCCTTTGGAGCTTGTCAGCTGAAGTCTAGAGGAGCAGAAGATGATGATAAAGTTCATGCTAGGTTAAACTGTTGGTGGTGCATAGGTGTGAATGCTGGTGCGTTTTGTGGCATTCTGCTACTTGCCATTGTTGAAGGTAGGCAGTACTGGGTAGCTGGTTATGGTGTATTGACACTGACAATGTGCATCGCCTTCTGTATATTTGTTCTTGGCAAACCGTTATACAAATGTGTTGAACCACGTGGGAGTCTTCTCTCACGTGCATCACGTGTTTTGGTGGCTGCATTCTTCAAAAGACATCTTGATGTTCCTACAGATGCCAGTCAGCTGTACCATGGAGACAGTAATCAGTTACTTCACACAGATAGCTTAAG GTTCTTGGACAAGGCTGCCATTGTAGAATCACAGAGTTCTGAACTCAACGAAGACAGAACCAAAAGGAGACTTTGCACAGTTATGGAAGTAGAAGAAACTAAGCTTCTCTTGAGGATGTTTCCAATATGGACTACCTTCCTTAACTATGGCTTAGTGAAATCCCTGGGGAGCACTTTCTTTCTTCAGCAAGGAAGCAACATGGACCGAAAATACAGCCTAGGAAACGTTCCACTTCCATTCCTCTTAATATTTACCAGATATGTAAGTGGACAAATAATTTGGCTAAATAAGAGACTATCAAAAGCATACCCAGAATTGGAACAAGTGATCACACCGCTGGTAAGAATAGGAATAGGGTTGATCTTTGGCATACTTTGTTGCAGTATCGCCTCATCACTGGAGGCTAAAAGGTTGGATATCATTAAGAGACATGATTTACAAGACAGACCTAAAGAGACTCTACCCATCAATGTCTTTTGGCTAACTCCTCAGTTCATGTTATTAGGTGCTATGGATGGATTCACTTATTCTGGCATCAAAGATTTCTATTACAACCAAGTTCCTAAGTCAATGTGGTCGTTTGGACCTTCGTTTACCTTAAGTGTGATTGGATTCGGAAGTCTACTCGGTGTAATTGACATAGCTGCAACAGATAAAGCAAGTAAACAAGGAGGACGAACAAGTTGGTTTGCTGATTCCATCAATAAGAGTCGTCTAGATATTTTCTATCTATCACTAGTGATATTAAGCTGTATCAACCTAGTTTTCTATGGTTTTCTAGCACGTAAATATACCTACAAGAAAGCTGTTTCTGAAGATGACCCAGATTCTGGCGTCATCGATACAATGAGTTTTTAA
- the LOC113302864 gene encoding protein NRT1/ PTR FAMILY 5.6-like isoform X2: MPYLINVLEEKLPLAAATANLRTGITAIMAIFGAHLSDAYTGFYRLIFYSTIIYITGLLLLTISAFKLHSEATSAYGSSDRLWVFRMALLLVALGKAGHTPMLKAFGACQLKSRGAEDDDKVHARLNCWWCIGVNAGAFCGILLLAIVEGRQYWVAGYGVLTLTMCIAFCIFVLGKPLYKCVEPRGSLLSRASRVLVAAFFKRHLDVPTDASQLYHGDSNQLLHTDSLRFLDKAAIVESQSSELNEDRTKRRLCTVMEVEETKLLLRMFPIWTTFLNYGLVKSLGSTFFLQQGSNMDRKYSLGNVPLPFLLIFTRYVSGQIIWLNKRLSKAYPELEQVITPLVRIGIGLIFGILCCSIASSLEAKRLDIIKRHDLQDRPKETLPINVFWLTPQFMLLGAMDGFTYSGIKDFYYNQVPKSMWSFGPSFTLSVIGFGSLLGVIDIAATDKASKQGGRTSWFADSINKSRLDIFYLSLVILSCINLVFYGFLARKYTYKKAVSEDDPDSGVIDTMSF; encoded by the exons ATGCCCTACCTTATAAATGTATTGGAAGAGAAGCTCCCACTAGCTGCAGCAACTGCAAACTTAAGAACAGGAATCACAGCCATAATGGCGATCTTTGGAGCCCATCTTTCTGACGCTTATACTGGGTTCTACCGATTGATATTTTACTCAACAATAATATATATAACA GGATTGTTGCTATTAACAATTTCAGCTTTTAAACTACATTCGGAAGCCACAAGTGCATATGGAAGCTCGGATAGGCTCTGGGTTTTCCGAATGGCATTGTTACTAGTGGCACTTGGCAAAGCTGGCCATACACCAATGTTAAAAGCCTTTGGAGCTTGTCAGCTGAAGTCTAGAGGAGCAGAAGATGATGATAAAGTTCATGCTAGGTTAAACTGTTGGTGGTGCATAGGTGTGAATGCTGGTGCGTTTTGTGGCATTCTGCTACTTGCCATTGTTGAAGGTAGGCAGTACTGGGTAGCTGGTTATGGTGTATTGACACTGACAATGTGCATCGCCTTCTGTATATTTGTTCTTGGCAAACCGTTATACAAATGTGTTGAACCACGTGGGAGTCTTCTCTCACGTGCATCACGTGTTTTGGTGGCTGCATTCTTCAAAAGACATCTTGATGTTCCTACAGATGCCAGTCAGCTGTACCATGGAGACAGTAATCAGTTACTTCACACAGATAGCTTAAG GTTCTTGGACAAGGCTGCCATTGTAGAATCACAGAGTTCTGAACTCAACGAAGACAGAACCAAAAGGAGACTTTGCACAGTTATGGAAGTAGAAGAAACTAAGCTTCTCTTGAGGATGTTTCCAATATGGACTACCTTCCTTAACTATGGCTTAGTGAAATCCCTGGGGAGCACTTTCTTTCTTCAGCAAGGAAGCAACATGGACCGAAAATACAGCCTAGGAAACGTTCCACTTCCATTCCTCTTAATATTTACCAGATATGTAAGTGGACAAATAATTTGGCTAAATAAGAGACTATCAAAAGCATACCCAGAATTGGAACAAGTGATCACACCGCTGGTAAGAATAGGAATAGGGTTGATCTTTGGCATACTTTGTTGCAGTATCGCCTCATCACTGGAGGCTAAAAGGTTGGATATCATTAAGAGACATGATTTACAAGACAGACCTAAAGAGACTCTACCCATCAATGTCTTTTGGCTAACTCCTCAGTTCATGTTATTAGGTGCTATGGATGGATTCACTTATTCTGGCATCAAAGATTTCTATTACAACCAAGTTCCTAAGTCAATGTGGTCGTTTGGACCTTCGTTTACCTTAAGTGTGATTGGATTCGGAAGTCTACTCGGTGTAATTGACATAGCTGCAACAGATAAAGCAAGTAAACAAGGAGGACGAACAAGTTGGTTTGCTGATTCCATCAATAAGAGTCGTCTAGATATTTTCTATCTATCACTAGTGATATTAAGCTGTATCAACCTAGTTTTCTATGGTTTTCTAGCACGTAAATATACCTACAAGAAAGCTGTTTCTGAAGATGACCCAGATTCTGGCGTCATCGATACAATGAGTTTTTAA
- the LOC113302865 gene encoding probable signal peptidase complex subunit 1 produces MDWQGQKLCEQLMMIMLLGFSILGFIAGYSTGSYQMMLIVYAAGVVITTLISVPNWGFYNRHPLKWLDPIEFENSPNPEILVSKKKVTKSVKK; encoded by the coding sequence ATGGATTGGCAAGGGCAAAAACTGTGCGAGCAATTGATGATGATCATGTTATTAGGTTTCTCAATTTTGGGGTTCATTGCTGGTTATTCAACAGGTTCTTATCAAATGATGCTTATTGTTTATGCTGCTGGTGTTGTTATTACTACTTTGATTTCAGTTCCTAATTGGGGTTTTTATAATCGCCATCCTTTGAAATGGTTGGATCCAATTGAATTTGAAAACAGCCCTAATCCTGAGATCTTAGTTTCCAAGAAAAAGGTCACTAAATCTGTTAAGAAATAG
- the LOC113302866 gene encoding UPF0235 protein At5g63440 isoform X1, producing MPKRTTHTYSSEDAAPDGPESDLFVYYCKHCGSHVLITDTQLQKMPRRKTDRSSVLDKQKYLARLNISEAGKVLLKRGEGKLEKQFRMACIGCGLFVCYRSEEDLESATFIYVVDAALSSVAAETNPQDAPVPPCISQLEGGLVQVAIEVEDRAQRSAITRVNADDVRVAVAAPAARGEANNELLEFMGKVLSLRLSQMTLQRGWNSKSKLLVVEDLSAREVYEKLLEAVQP from the exons ATGCCGAAGAGAACAACACACACGTACTCAAGTGAAGATGCAGCACCAGATGGTCCAGAATCTGATCTCTTTGTTTATTATTGTAAACATTGTGGTTCTCATGTTCTAATCACTG ATACGCAGTTACAGAAGATGCCAAGGCGGAAGACTGACAGATCATCTGTGTTGGATAAACAGAAATATCTCGCTAGGCTCAACATTAGTGAGGCAGGAAAAGTTCTTTTGAAGCG TGGCGAAGGAAAATTGGAAAAGCAATTCCGTATGGCTTGTATTGGTTGCGGACTTTTTGTTTGCTATCGCTCAGAAGAAGATTTGGAATCAGCTACTTTCATTTATGTGGTTGATGCTGCACTTAGTTCAGTTGCAGCTGAAACCAATCCACAG GATGCTCCTGTTCCACCCTGCATATCACAATTAGAAGGTGGTCTTGTTCAAGTGGCAATAGAAGTAGAAGACCGTGCTCAACGTTCTGCCATTACAA GGGTAAATGCTGATGATGTTCGGGTAGCTGTTGCTGCACCAGCTGCTCGTGGAGAAGCAAACAACGAGCTGTTAGAATTTATGGGCAAG GTGCTAAGTCTTAGGTTAAGCCAGATGACTCTTCAGAGAGGATGGAATAGTAAATCCAAACTTCTTGTG GTGGAGGACTTGTCTGCCAGAGAGGTATATGAGAAGCTTCTCGAGGCTGTGCAACCTTGA
- the LOC113302866 gene encoding UPF0235 protein At5g63440 isoform X2: MPRRKTDRSSVLDKQKYLARLNISEAGKVLLKRGEGKLEKQFRMACIGCGLFVCYRSEEDLESATFIYVVDAALSSVAAETNPQDAPVPPCISQLEGGLVQVAIEVEDRAQRSAITRVNADDVRVAVAAPAARGEANNELLEFMGKVLSLRLSQMTLQRGWNSKSKLLVVEDLSAREVYEKLLEAVQP, encoded by the exons ATGCCAAGGCGGAAGACTGACAGATCATCTGTGTTGGATAAACAGAAATATCTCGCTAGGCTCAACATTAGTGAGGCAGGAAAAGTTCTTTTGAAGCG TGGCGAAGGAAAATTGGAAAAGCAATTCCGTATGGCTTGTATTGGTTGCGGACTTTTTGTTTGCTATCGCTCAGAAGAAGATTTGGAATCAGCTACTTTCATTTATGTGGTTGATGCTGCACTTAGTTCAGTTGCAGCTGAAACCAATCCACAG GATGCTCCTGTTCCACCCTGCATATCACAATTAGAAGGTGGTCTTGTTCAAGTGGCAATAGAAGTAGAAGACCGTGCTCAACGTTCTGCCATTACAA GGGTAAATGCTGATGATGTTCGGGTAGCTGTTGCTGCACCAGCTGCTCGTGGAGAAGCAAACAACGAGCTGTTAGAATTTATGGGCAAG GTGCTAAGTCTTAGGTTAAGCCAGATGACTCTTCAGAGAGGATGGAATAGTAAATCCAAACTTCTTGTG GTGGAGGACTTGTCTGCCAGAGAGGTATATGAGAAGCTTCTCGAGGCTGTGCAACCTTGA